Proteins co-encoded in one Salvia splendens isolate huo1 chromosome 4, SspV2, whole genome shotgun sequence genomic window:
- the LOC121799565 gene encoding tropinone reductase homolog has protein sequence MASKDQNSNRQKRWSLEAMTALVTGGTRGIGYAIVEELAEFGATIYTCSRNGSELNERLKEWEAKGFKVKGSVCDLTSRTQREELIKNVSLEFNGKLNILINNAAITKLKHACDHTAEDLDGIVSANVESPYHISQLAYPLLKASTSANIVFISSVAGGVALPALSAYAASKGAINQLTKNLACEWAKDNICVNAVAPFGVRTTIIKPEEVEVSILQMLAPLMARTHVNRIAEADEISPLVAFLCLPVASYITGQVIYVDGGFTAGCY, from the exons atggCATCGAAAGACCAGAATTCCAACAGGCAAAAACGATGGAGTCTCGAAGCAATGACAGCACTTGTCACTGGTGGCACCAGAGGAATcgg atACGCCATTGTTGAAGAGCTTGCTGAATTTGGTGCGACGATTTATACATGTTCGAGAAATGGTTCTGAGCTTAATGAAAGGTTGAAAGAATGGGAGGCTAAAGGGTTTAAGGTGAAGGGATCAGTTTGTGACTTGACTTCAAGAACTCAAAGAGAAGAACTTATCAAAAATGTCTCTTTAGAATTTAATGGAAAGCTTAATATCTTG ATAAACAACGCTGCAATAACTAAACTGAAGCATGCTTGTGATCACACTGCTGAAGACTTGGATGGAATAGTGTCAGCAAACGTAGAATCCCCTTATCATATTTCCCAATTAGCTTATCCTCTTCTGAAAGCATCTACATCCGCAAACATCGTTTTCATCTCTTCTGTTGCTGGTGGCGTCGCCCTCCCTGCTCTCTCTGCTTATGCTGCTTCCAAAG GTGCCATAAATCAACTTACAAAGAATTTGGCGTGCGAGTGGGCCAAGGACAATATCTGTGTCAACGCCGTCGCACCTTTTGGTGTTAGGACCACCATCATCAAGCCC GAAGAGGTGGAGGTGTCAATTCTGCAGATGTTGGCGCCTTTGATGGCTCGAACACATGTGAACCGAATAGCGGAAGCAGATGAGATTTCACCGCTGGTTGCATTTCTGTGCCTTCCTGTTGCTTCTTACATTACTGGTCAGGTTATTTATGTAGATGGAGGCTTCACAGCAGGCTGCTACTAA